The following are encoded in a window of Clostridium thermarum genomic DNA:
- a CDS encoding DMT family transporter has protein sequence MIKGYIYSAMSAILFGSAGVIIKLAFAEGAESISLLTLQYIIAVAIMFFLILITNRSALKISKKDLYHTAVLGIVGNTFMTVFYYLAFSYLDVSLVAILLYTYPIIVFMYSFIFERESITSNKLIALILAFVGCFFALGLMEGAGKVSLVGIGVGLLAAVFFAFMNIYSEKKLSTMNPLCINFYSTAFSLLSLVIYQPPTFLFSGEVTVRLVILTAVLAVICEIMPLTLLYAAIKYIGSLRVSIIGNLEIPTAMVLSYLLLKETAAPIQLLGAAMVIYAAYSIKKENV, from the coding sequence TTGATTAAAGGATACATATATTCTGCAATGTCTGCTATATTGTTTGGAAGTGCAGGAGTAATAATTAAGCTTGCTTTTGCTGAGGGGGCAGAATCCATAAGCTTGTTAACCTTACAGTATATAATTGCTGTAGCAATAATGTTCTTTCTTATACTTATCACCAATAGAAGTGCTCTAAAGATAAGTAAAAAGGATTTGTACCATACAGCGGTGCTCGGCATAGTAGGAAACACCTTTATGACTGTGTTCTATTATCTGGCTTTTAGTTACTTGGATGTTTCATTGGTAGCAATTTTGTTATATACATATCCAATTATTGTTTTTATGTACTCATTTATTTTTGAAAGAGAATCTATAACCAGCAATAAGCTCATAGCCCTAATCTTGGCCTTTGTAGGATGTTTTTTTGCTTTGGGTCTGATGGAAGGGGCAGGAAAGGTTTCCTTGGTGGGAATAGGCGTCGGGCTTTTAGCTGCGGTCTTCTTTGCCTTTATGAATATCTATTCTGAGAAGAAACTCAGCACTATGAATCCGCTTTGTATTAATTTTTACTCCACCGCCTTTTCGCTGCTGTCATTGGTTATCTATCAGCCGCCTACTTTCTTATTCAGCGGAGAGGTAACAGTTAGACTGGTAATCTTAACAGCGGTATTGGCTGTTATATGTGAGATCATGCCTTTAACTCTCCTATATGCTGCAATTAAATACATAGGCTCATTAAGAGTATCGATTATAGGCAATCTGGAGATCCCAACAGCAATGGTTCTGTCCTATTTACTGTTAAAGGAAACTGCAGCCCCTATACAGCTGCTTGGTGCTGCAATGGTTATATACGCTGCGTACAGTATAAAAAAAGAAAATGTATAG
- a CDS encoding GH3 auxin-responsive promoter family protein encodes MKLASYSMIKAAKLSEKRYENDTKHAYDINLSILKKILETNKATEIGRKYNFSSINSISDFKSSIPLSTYKDYEDYILRMSRGEKNILFKEEVSYFSISSGTTGKQKLIPVTKTSRRISSSYMGILPQRILYKNFKESWTYGRGLAVTDMTTTSYTESGIPICSATSGGMKAIKRIIPLIWTTPVEVMNLGKGVDTLYLHLLFALKERNLMYISGIFISSVLDLFRYMELHWKELVSDIRKGTISRRIVMEEPSRKKLLSYMSPDAGRADFLEMEFKKGFKGIAKRIWPKLIYIIAVTGANFSIYDDKVAEYTDNLPIYSSAYAASEAVMGVNMHIDRYIYSLIPRTAFYEFIPN; translated from the coding sequence GTGAAGTTAGCCTCTTATTCCATGATAAAAGCAGCTAAACTATCAGAAAAAAGATATGAGAATGATACTAAGCACGCCTACGATATCAACTTAAGTATCTTAAAAAAGATACTTGAAACTAATAAGGCCACTGAAATTGGGAGAAAGTATAATTTCTCCAGTATTAATAGCATATCAGATTTTAAAAGCTCTATTCCTTTAAGTACCTATAAGGATTATGAAGATTACATCCTCCGTATGTCTAGGGGTGAAAAAAATATATTGTTTAAGGAAGAGGTAAGCTACTTTAGTATAAGCTCAGGTACTACAGGAAAGCAAAAACTAATACCTGTTACAAAAACTTCAAGGCGCATTTCTTCCAGCTATATGGGAATATTGCCCCAAAGAATTCTTTATAAAAACTTCAAGGAAAGTTGGACCTATGGAAGAGGACTTGCCGTTACAGATATGACAACTACAAGCTACACCGAAAGCGGCATCCCCATTTGCTCTGCTACCTCAGGAGGTATGAAGGCTATAAAGAGAATTATTCCTCTGATTTGGACTACACCTGTAGAAGTTATGAATTTAGGAAAAGGGGTTGATACCTTGTATCTTCACCTACTCTTTGCCCTTAAAGAGCGAAATTTGATGTATATAAGCGGCATATTCATCTCTTCTGTTTTGGACCTTTTCAGATACATGGAACTTCATTGGAAGGAGCTTGTCTCAGATATCCGCAAAGGTACCATAAGCAGGCGCATTGTAATGGAGGAACCATCAAGAAAAAAGCTCCTTTCCTATATGTCACCAGATGCGGGGCGTGCTGACTTCCTTGAAATGGAGTTTAAAAAAGGCTTTAAGGGAATTGCAAAACGAATTTGGCCGAAGCTGATTTATATTATTGCAGTAACCGGTGCTAACTTTTCCATATATGATGACAAGGTTGCCGAATACACTGACAACCTTCCCATTTACTCCAGTGCATATGCAGCCTCAGAAGCGGTTATGGGAGTCAATATGCATATAGATAGATACATTTACTCTCTTATTCCCAGAACAGCCTTCTATGAATTTATACCAAATTAA
- a CDS encoding helix-turn-helix domain-containing protein gives MKFLTPGEKIKKLRKQFNMIQQDFEEEFMTRSYFGMIEAGKRNINVKIATSIAEKFNKKAKSLGVELEISPEYLMMSPQEEARHYCKDKLSQDLKEEEIYDVLSIAKEYDLPDIEMEAYKKVGIIYHSNYRYLDAFIAFSNALDIAKNIDDKQIQAYLYNMLGSCKYANMEYIEALVYFERANNYASIYGEREMEIKALFNLALCYRRLSKFDNAINVADICISKIDDKLEPDKYVRANMIKFNNYSDKGEYDKALQIGEKLLSWLADDESITAAFVYNNIANIYLDKGDISKSMEYFGKSQEIRKNKEPNKLSHTIIDKSRAYIKQGLNEEASMLLQLGIDMTMKYSDQDYLLRAYYNLIDVYTNLGDTRGIEQTYMKVTNILQSKDRTELLRIYLEISKFYIKQGDLIKAERYISLSQESIVKGY, from the coding sequence ATGAAATTTTTAACTCCTGGTGAGAAAATTAAAAAATTGAGAAAACAATTTAATATGATTCAGCAAGATTTTGAGGAAGAATTCATGACCAGAAGTTACTTCGGAATGATTGAAGCTGGCAAAAGAAATATAAATGTGAAAATAGCTACAAGTATTGCTGAAAAATTTAATAAAAAGGCTAAATCATTAGGAGTAGAACTGGAAATAAGCCCTGAATATCTTATGATGTCTCCGCAAGAGGAGGCAAGACACTATTGTAAGGACAAGCTATCTCAGGATTTGAAGGAAGAAGAAATATATGACGTTCTGAGTATTGCCAAGGAATATGACTTACCTGATATAGAGATGGAGGCTTATAAGAAGGTTGGGATAATATACCACAGCAATTATAGGTATTTGGATGCTTTTATAGCGTTTAGTAATGCACTGGATATTGCTAAAAATATTGATGATAAGCAGATACAGGCATATTTGTATAATATGTTGGGTTCATGCAAATATGCAAACATGGAGTATATTGAAGCACTAGTGTACTTTGAACGAGCAAATAACTATGCATCTATCTATGGTGAAAGAGAAATGGAAATTAAGGCACTATTTAACTTAGCATTATGCTATAGAAGACTATCCAAATTTGATAATGCTATTAATGTTGCTGACATATGTATTTCAAAGATTGATGATAAGCTTGAACCGGATAAGTATGTTCGAGCTAATATGATTAAGTTCAATAATTACTCAGATAAAGGTGAGTATGATAAAGCACTACAAATAGGAGAGAAACTTTTGAGTTGGCTTGCGGATGATGAAAGTATAACGGCGGCGTTTGTATATAACAATATTGCCAATATCTATCTAGATAAAGGCGATATAAGCAAGAGCATGGAGTACTTTGGAAAATCCCAAGAAATAAGGAAGAATAAGGAGCCTAATAAATTAAGTCATACAATAATTGATAAGTCGAGGGCTTATATAAAACAAGGATTAAATGAAGAAGCCTCAATGTTACTTCAATTAGGAATTGATATGACGATGAAATATAGTGATCAAGATTATTTGTTAAGGGCATATTATAACCTAATTGATGTTTATACAAATTTAGGAGATACAAGAGGTATAGAACAAACCTATATGAAGGTTACAAATATTCTACAAAGTAAAGATAGGACTGAACTATTAAGAATTTATCTTGAAATTAGTAAATTCTATATAAAACAAGGCGATCTTATCAAAGCAGAGAGATATATAAGTTTGTCGCAAGAAAGCATTGTTAAAGGTTACTAA
- the hflK gene encoding FtsH protease activity modulator HflK has translation MINRNKKTSDTDAMMNFFRNIKNYPGVVLIIIILMMLAMNSFYRVPTDEVAVVYTLGKETAVVEAGGHFKVPYIQTIKMIKNTRAIIPIYIGYRDNGNQQYLTIDEEARMLTGDDKIVEAEWIVEAYITDPNKAMFNIKDPQDAIRQVCLTNMRKLINSVTLDYVITTGRGQIAPLISKGIDEDLKNLDIGYAIRTIQIQDIQPPERIAEAYKQVNEAKLQTEQEISKAKSEEAVEVNKAKSEVARIKGDADAEKDRIITKAKGDVAEYFSMLEMAKMNKDMTKRQLLVNMLEKLLDKAKVIIDDGNGTVKYMNIGELAPKQVTQ, from the coding sequence GTGATCAATAGAAACAAGAAAACCAGTGACACCGACGCAATGATGAACTTCTTTAGGAATATTAAGAATTATCCCGGTGTAGTGCTAATTATTATTATTTTAATGATGCTAGCTATGAATTCTTTTTATCGTGTACCTACAGATGAGGTGGCAGTTGTGTATACACTGGGTAAGGAAACTGCTGTAGTGGAAGCAGGGGGACATTTCAAAGTTCCTTATATCCAAACTATAAAGATGATAAAGAACACAAGAGCTATTATCCCTATATATATTGGCTATAGGGATAACGGCAATCAACAGTATTTGACTATAGATGAAGAGGCAAGGATGCTAACCGGAGATGATAAAATTGTTGAAGCAGAGTGGATTGTTGAAGCCTACATAACAGATCCTAATAAGGCTATGTTTAATATAAAAGATCCACAGGATGCCATAAGACAGGTCTGCTTAACAAATATGCGAAAGCTTATCAATAGCGTAACTCTTGATTATGTTATCACTACCGGAAGAGGCCAGATTGCGCCGCTGATAAGCAAGGGCATTGACGAAGATCTTAAAAACTTAGATATTGGCTATGCTATAAGAACTATCCAGATACAAGATATCCAGCCGCCGGAAAGAATAGCAGAGGCCTATAAGCAGGTTAATGAAGCTAAGCTTCAGACAGAACAGGAGATTTCAAAGGCTAAATCCGAAGAAGCTGTAGAAGTTAATAAAGCCAAGTCTGAAGTAGCAAGAATTAAAGGGGATGCTGATGCGGAGAAGGATAGAATCATCACAAAGGCGAAGGGAGATGTAGCAGAATATTTCTCTATGCTGGAAATGGCTAAGATGAACAAAGATATGACTAAGAGACAGCTTCTTGTAAATATGCTGGAAAAGCTTTTAGATAAGGCAAAGGTGATAATCGATGATGGTAATGGTACTGTAAAGTATATGAATATTGGTGAACTTGCACCTAAACAGGTAACACAGTAG
- a CDS encoding SPFH domain-containing protein — translation MRKFLFWFSIVFFIAYIFCSYNVKIALPNQTVVIKQWDRPVRQVENGLAIKIPFIQKFEVVDTSMVMYSSKSSNTYTKDNKIFIMGPNIVFNIRDVNQMLLTVKNYIGATSRVEDVVYEISKNVFAKYNYSDIIKNCEVGDAETGTLKIEINPILSKIEEEITNLAQDKIKDYGLEIRRVIIPSIYLPEQNVEAIFTNITADRKRVADEIINDGIRQANDIRAEFQKQIKLLYNEAELYKSNTIAQGNEEAKNIYNSVYSTDVDFYQYYKTIKMWENVADSAGDNEITIQIPADSEIGKILMGN, via the coding sequence ATGAGAAAGTTCTTATTTTGGTTCAGCATAGTCTTTTTTATTGCATATATCTTTTGCTCTTACAATGTGAAGATAGCATTACCTAATCAGACAGTTGTCATAAAACAGTGGGATAGACCTGTAAGGCAAGTTGAAAATGGACTAGCTATAAAAATACCTTTTATTCAAAAGTTTGAAGTAGTAGATACTTCAATGGTAATGTATTCCTCAAAGTCATCCAACACTTATACTAAGGACAATAAAATATTTATTATGGGTCCCAATATAGTATTTAATATAAGAGATGTAAATCAGATGTTGCTTACGGTAAAAAACTATATTGGAGCTACTTCAAGAGTTGAAGACGTGGTGTATGAAATAAGTAAAAATGTTTTTGCTAAGTATAATTACAGCGATATTATAAAAAATTGTGAAGTTGGTGATGCAGAAACCGGCACTTTGAAGATAGAAATAAATCCTATTCTTAGTAAAATTGAAGAAGAAATCACTAATTTAGCTCAGGACAAGATAAAAGATTATGGACTAGAGATAAGACGAGTTATTATTCCTTCCATATACTTGCCTGAACAAAATGTAGAAGCTATTTTTACAAATATCACAGCGGATAGGAAAAGAGTTGCAGATGAGATAATCAATGACGGTATACGACAGGCAAATGATATCAGAGCAGAGTTCCAGAAGCAGATAAAGCTTTTATACAATGAGGCAGAACTATACAAGAGCAATACTATAGCACAAGGTAATGAGGAAGCAAAGAACATTTATAACAGTGTGTATTCTACAGATGTGGACTTCTATCAATACTATAAAACCATAAAGATGTGGGAGAATGTTGCTGACTCTGCGGGTGACAATGAAATAACCATTCAAATCCCAGCAGACAGCGAAATTGGCAAAATATTGATGGGCAACTAA
- a CDS encoding tetratricopeptide repeat protein: protein MQFITSDEAERYCSEKLKQDVSEEDLKEIIKFTELFNIKSLEAEANRILGDEYFYKYKYIQAIEHYTKVLDFYNKNNIYEKIPFLYNRIGACKYAEMKYHEALELFDKANISAVVYNDKTAEIHSILNSAMCYRRLSWLDKAIEYADVCISQTGVQTNSNEHVMAHMIKINCYHDKKDFQKAFELSYKLANIVKDGSKFNIGFLYNNMGNLCIELGKFNDAIEFFDKSLEYRRKVLWIF from the coding sequence ATGCAGTTTATAACAAGTGATGAAGCAGAACGTTATTGTAGTGAAAAGCTGAAGCAAGATGTTAGTGAAGAAGATTTAAAAGAAATTATTAAATTTACGGAATTATTTAATATCAAAAGTCTTGAAGCTGAAGCTAATAGAATACTTGGAGATGAGTATTTTTATAAGTATAAATATATTCAGGCCATTGAACATTATACCAAGGTACTGGATTTTTATAATAAAAATAATATATATGAAAAGATTCCATTTCTATATAACCGAATAGGCGCATGTAAATATGCAGAAATGAAGTATCATGAGGCACTCGAACTATTTGATAAGGCTAATATTTCTGCTGTTGTGTATAATGATAAAACTGCAGAAATACATTCTATACTCAATAGTGCTATGTGCTACAGAAGACTTTCCTGGCTGGATAAGGCCATTGAATATGCGGATGTTTGTATTTCTCAAACTGGAGTCCAGACAAACAGCAATGAACATGTGATGGCACATATGATAAAGATAAATTGCTATCATGATAAAAAAGACTTTCAAAAAGCATTTGAATTAAGCTACAAGCTAGCAAATATTGTCAAGGACGGATCAAAATTTAACATAGGTTTTTTATATAATAATATGGGCAATTTATGCATAGAGCTTGGTAAGTTTAATGATGCAATTGAATTTTTTGATAAGTCTCTAGAGTATAGGAGGAAGGTTTTATGGATTTTCTAA
- a CDS encoding LURP-one-related/scramblase family protein, whose translation MKFYVREKVFSFGDNFTIKDIDGYDAYKVVGKVFSFGNKLHLYSMDGRELVYIEQKLFKFLPEYYIHMDNSVVAVLKKEFSFFKPKLHIDSVFGSFNIEGSIFSYNFTVYRNGISVADISKRAFAFSDTYEVDINDNESYPFILSMVIAIDQIFHDNRDK comes from the coding sequence ATGAAATTTTATGTAAGAGAAAAAGTATTCAGCTTTGGTGATAACTTTACAATAAAAGATATAGATGGTTATGATGCATATAAGGTAGTTGGAAAGGTGTTTAGTTTTGGAAACAAGCTTCACCTATACAGTATGGATGGCAGGGAACTAGTATATATAGAGCAAAAGTTATTTAAGTTTTTGCCTGAATATTATATTCATATGGATAATTCTGTAGTTGCGGTACTCAAAAAGGAGTTTTCTTTTTTCAAACCGAAGCTTCATATTGATAGCGTATTTGGTAGCTTTAACATAGAGGGAAGCATTTTTTCCTATAACTTTACAGTTTATAGGAACGGAATTTCAGTCGCGGATATAAGTAAAAGAGCCTTTGCTTTTAGTGACACCTATGAAGTTGATATAAATGACAATGAGAGCTATCCCTTCATTTTGTCAATGGTAATAGCCATTGATCAAATTTTTCATGATAATAGAGATAAATAA
- a CDS encoding GH3 family domain-containing protein, with protein sequence MNLYQIKNIYDTNPITININELRLGEEYEIVITNLAGLYRYRLGDVVKVVSYFNNCPEVQFMYRKNQLINMVSEKTTEEHVLSALTNTFRQLRSSINDYTVLPDNSVSPGKYIFFIEPKTPVSQPKTKEISSLLDRELCKANLAYERQRQKNRLASAEVRLVPYGTFESLKRIKVQKGISKSQIKIPRVLKSQEDILFFYNCLR encoded by the coding sequence ATGAATTTATACCAAATTAAAAATATTTATGATACTAATCCTATTACCATAAACATTAATGAACTCCGGTTAGGTGAAGAGTATGAGATTGTTATAACCAATCTGGCTGGCTTGTATAGGTATAGGTTAGGTGATGTGGTGAAAGTGGTCAGCTATTTTAACAACTGTCCGGAAGTTCAATTCATGTATAGAAAGAATCAGCTTATAAATATGGTATCAGAAAAAACCACCGAAGAGCATGTACTATCAGCACTTACCAATACCTTTAGACAACTTAGAAGCAGTATAAATGATTATACTGTACTGCCTGATAACAGTGTATCACCCGGGAAATATATATTTTTTATAGAGCCGAAGACTCCCGTATCTCAACCAAAAACCAAAGAAATAAGCAGCCTTTTAGACAGGGAGTTATGTAAAGCAAATTTAGCCTATGAAAGGCAGAGGCAGAAAAACAGGCTGGCTTCTGCTGAAGTACGTCTTGTTCCTTATGGCACCTTTGAGTCTTTGAAGAGGATAAAAGTTCAAAAGGGCATATCGAAAAGTCAGATTAAAATACCAAGGGTATTAAAATCACAGGAGGATATCCTGTTCTTCTATAATTGTCTCAGATAG
- a CDS encoding RNA methyltransferase, producing the protein MSNFEDLRNYTLEEKEKLIVNRYKSRLHFAGKQHPLIKKIDALNKNTKPNPERLAVIEGIWGLNLLAENSIRIKYLIICIEDIYTIEAQVLIDKLMNAAEEVYVLSKRVFSSISEKDNSHGLMAVCYLPYASFDDIVLKKNNIVVVLDGLEIPGNVGTIIRSADATGIDAIIINNRKTRLNHPKTIRSSLGACFTVPIIDSNYEETINWLKKNKFNIVLTDTRAENQYFDLNYENRVAIVMGSEKYGIDETWYNTDYTGISIPMLGSCDSLNVGVAATIIMYEVALKNKGIMKR; encoded by the coding sequence ATGAGTAACTTTGAAGATTTAAGAAATTATACACTGGAAGAAAAAGAAAAATTGATTGTAAATAGATATAAGTCTAGGCTTCACTTTGCCGGTAAGCAGCATCCTCTTATAAAGAAAATAGATGCGCTAAACAAAAATACCAAACCAAACCCAGAGCGACTTGCAGTTATTGAAGGCATCTGGGGATTAAACTTGCTGGCGGAAAATTCAATACGAATCAAGTACCTTATTATATGCATAGAAGATATTTACACTATAGAAGCTCAAGTGCTAATTGATAAGCTTATGAATGCGGCAGAAGAAGTCTATGTGCTGTCTAAAAGAGTGTTTAGTTCAATCAGTGAGAAGGATAACTCTCACGGTTTGATGGCGGTATGCTATCTTCCTTATGCCTCCTTTGATGATATCGTGCTTAAAAAGAATAATATAGTTGTAGTTCTGGATGGCCTAGAGATACCTGGAAATGTGGGTACCATTATACGATCTGCAGACGCTACAGGTATTGATGCCATAATAATAAATAACCGAAAAACCCGACTAAATCACCCAAAGACCATCCGAAGCAGTCTTGGAGCGTGTTTCACAGTACCCATTATAGACAGTAATTATGAAGAAACTATCAACTGGCTTAAGAAAAATAAGTTTAACATAGTACTCACTGATACGAGAGCAGAAAATCAGTATTTCGATTTAAATTACGAAAACAGAGTGGCTATAGTGATGGGAAGCGAAAAATACGGCATTGATGAAACCTGGTACAATACAGACTACACCGGTATTTCCATTCCTATGCTTGGAAGCTGCGACTCCCTAAATGTTGGAGTTGCAGCCACCATTATCATGTATGAGGTGGCTTTGAAAAATAAGGGAATAATGAAGAGATAA
- a CDS encoding tetratricopeptide repeat protein, giving the protein MDFLTSDEAERYCRDNLEQNIDEEDIKKIIEIVSFYKLEILEIKAYRKAADFYYSIKKYYDAAHYCQKILDYYIRIGNEDKLAFLYNQIGVYKYLNMNYKEALVYFDKANVYAIMFCDSDIEIKSLFNMALIYRKMQWFDKAIEYAEMCIEKTSYKSCPEKYIMFYSIKINCYGDMRKYDKAIEICRILIDEIKDHNDIVTAYLYNNIGNLYFLKGDLDESLNYFFRSEEIRKMKEPQKYGRTMIDKSIVYISKGFFIEAEEALLAGIELASTHNDYEYVLKGHEYLIIVYKALKCDARIEAIYSKNIEFLKEKKPEDLKKIYLQMSQYYISQGKLDKADEYIKLSLEGN; this is encoded by the coding sequence ATGGATTTTCTAACAAGTGATGAAGCTGAGAGATATTGTAGAGATAATTTAGAACAGAACATTGATGAAGAAGATATAAAAAAGATTATTGAAATCGTTAGTTTTTATAAGCTTGAAATCCTAGAAATTAAAGCATATAGAAAGGCGGCAGATTTTTATTATAGCATCAAAAAATATTATGATGCAGCACATTACTGTCAAAAAATACTGGATTATTATATAAGAATTGGAAATGAAGATAAATTAGCATTTTTATATAATCAAATAGGTGTATATAAATATTTGAACATGAATTATAAAGAAGCATTAGTCTACTTTGATAAGGCTAATGTATATGCTATTATGTTCTGTGATTCGGATATAGAAATAAAGTCCTTGTTTAATATGGCGCTAATATATAGAAAAATGCAATGGTTTGATAAGGCTATTGAGTATGCGGAGATGTGCATAGAGAAAACAAGTTATAAGTCATGTCCTGAAAAGTATATCATGTTTTATAGTATAAAGATAAACTGCTATGGAGATATGAGAAAATATGATAAGGCAATAGAAATATGTAGAATTCTAATAGATGAGATAAAGGATCACAATGATATTGTGACCGCATACTTGTATAATAATATTGGAAATCTCTATTTCTTAAAAGGAGACTTAGATGAAAGCCTGAATTATTTTTTTAGGTCAGAGGAAATTAGAAAAATGAAAGAACCTCAGAAATACGGTCGTACAATGATTGATAAATCTATAGTATACATTAGTAAAGGTTTTTTTATTGAAGCTGAGGAGGCTTTATTAGCTGGTATTGAACTGGCATCTACACATAATGACTATGAATATGTCTTAAAAGGACATGAGTATCTGATAATAGTCTATAAAGCTTTAAAATGTGATGCGAGAATTGAAGCAATCTATTCAAAGAACATTGAATTTCTTAAAGAAAAAAAACCGGAAGATTTAAAAAAGATATATTTACAAATGTCCCAATATTATATTAGTCAAGGAAAGCTAGACAAGGCAGATGAATATATAAAACTATCATTAGAAGGGAATTGA
- a CDS encoding S8 family peptidase, whose amino-acid sequence MNWVFELLKVKEAWETLDFDRITKVKIALLDTGCETSHSFFKNVPIDCVDGYGREAEGDEAGNGTFFCGLFLQYLDIEETRKPEILSIKLGKRPRVAIDDICKGIDIAIKRGADVIYLGTSNVNYNAKLAGKINEAVEKGIIVISHSENVIVREYTFPSALDNVVSVASIDHNGKLAYHSNFNNLINICAPGTNLRGPLTKEQAQKFRVELDKDGMATTYGTCYAAAAVCAMAVMAKSIKPDINTYQFMNLLEYSPARKCIVNNYDSYEVKNILNFKSCLDSIKYSGILDNPRTKYYYWNVKYADGFYLQNQWEAELYYGSGKAVEDSTGEVEIELYKLNGLRKEILMSEKFTYENGRLFWKLNYDVPGNYFIKINSDKNNIISTDIAAKVLDWSQPIDKYVPGADSGFKKENKGNKRLFFAFANLMVSIGAIIGSHFTKG is encoded by the coding sequence TTGAACTGGGTATTTGAATTATTAAAAGTTAAAGAGGCTTGGGAAACCTTAGACTTTGACAGGATCACCAAGGTTAAAATTGCCCTCCTGGATACGGGGTGCGAGACTAGCCATAGCTTCTTCAAAAATGTACCAATCGACTGTGTTGATGGATATGGAAGAGAAGCAGAGGGCGATGAGGCTGGCAATGGAACGTTCTTCTGCGGTTTGTTTCTTCAATATTTAGACATTGAAGAAACAAGAAAACCTGAAATACTGAGTATAAAGCTTGGTAAGCGGCCGCGAGTTGCTATAGATGATATTTGCAAGGGTATTGATATAGCAATTAAAAGAGGAGCAGACGTAATTTATTTAGGAACTTCTAATGTAAACTATAATGCAAAACTTGCCGGTAAAATAAATGAAGCAGTGGAAAAGGGAATAATAGTGATCTCACATAGTGAAAATGTTATAGTCCGTGAATATACTTTTCCTTCAGCCCTGGATAATGTGGTTTCTGTAGCTTCAATAGACCATAACGGCAAGTTAGCATATCATTCTAATTTTAATAACCTTATAAACATATGTGCCCCAGGAACAAATTTAAGGGGACCATTAACAAAGGAGCAGGCACAAAAATTTAGAGTGGAATTAGATAAAGATGGAATGGCAACTACATATGGTACATGCTATGCTGCAGCAGCAGTCTGTGCTATGGCTGTAATGGCCAAGTCAATAAAACCTGATATAAATACTTACCAATTTATGAATTTGCTTGAATATTCCCCAGCTAGGAAGTGCATAGTTAACAACTATGATAGTTATGAAGTAAAAAATATCTTAAACTTCAAAAGTTGCCTTGATTCTATAAAGTATTCGGGTATATTGGATAATCCAAGAACAAAATATTACTATTGGAATGTCAAATATGCTGACGGCTTTTATTTACAGAACCAATGGGAGGCAGAATTATATTATGGTTCAGGAAAGGCAGTAGAGGATTCTACCGGTGAGGTAGAGATAGAACTTTACAAACTTAATGGATTGAGAAAAGAAATTTTAATGAGTGAAAAGTTTACTTATGAAAATGGTAGGCTGTTCTGGAAGCTGAATTATGATGTGCCGGGAAACTACTTTATAAAAATAAATTCAGATAAAAATAACATAATTAGTACAGATATAGCGGCAAAGGTATTAGATTGGTCTCAACCAATAGACAAGTATGTTCCAGGAGCAGACTCAGGGTTTAAAAAAGAAAATAAGGGCAATAAGAGGTTATTTTTTGCCTTTGCTAACTTAATGGTTTCAATTGGGGCTATAATAGGAAGTCATTTTACAAAAGGATGA